The following are encoded together in the Lathyrus oleraceus cultivar Zhongwan6 chromosome 3, CAAS_Psat_ZW6_1.0, whole genome shotgun sequence genome:
- the LOC127127268 gene encoding LOW QUALITY PROTEIN: BTB/POZ domain-containing protein At3g08570 (The sequence of the model RefSeq protein was modified relative to this genomic sequence to represent the inferred CDS: deleted 1 base in 1 codon): protein MQTHLRHKKKELHFLGFFFSLFLTDWKENMVSENSLPSSKHSSTSTTPKFCNSYTTRIFADVAGDITIVVDGESFLLHKFPLVTLSGKIRKMVAEANKGSNVSNLELLNFPGEHQTFELAMKFCYGMNFEITTFNVARLRCAAEYLEMTEEYREQNLVSRTDIYLNEFVFQSLQKSVEVLSTCEMLPLNIVEEIEITKGCVEAIAMNACKEQLVSGLSKLDCDGESKELKEDFVAWWIEDLSVLRIDFYQRVVCAMRRMGVRSHSIIASLMHYAQSSLKGIGKCQHWNPSRTNSSPTTIEKDQRTIVETIVSLMPTDKSSSMIPLSFLFGMLKMSIMLGAPIPCRLELERRISLRLEMVSLDDLLIPSLQSGDSLFDVDTVHRLLVNFLQRIEEEETEDYGYESDGVGSNGHGSLLKVGQLIDAFLAEISPDPCLSLQKFIALIEILPDYARVIDDGLYRAVDIYLKAHTSLTEQECKKLCKFIDCQKLSQEACNHAAQNDRLPLQMVVQVLYFEQLRLKNALSGSSGEGLLSQRISSGVPSAAMSPRDNYASLRRENRELKLEISRLRVRLSELEKEQMFMKQGMIDKAGNGRTFFTSLSKGIGRIANFSGQGGGKHQKSSRKSREGKNGDHNM, encoded by the exons ATGCAGACACACCTCAGACACAAGAAGAAGGAGCTTCATTTTCTC GGTTTTTTCTTCTCACTCTTTCTAACTGATTGGAAGGAAAACATGGTTTCTGAAAACTCTCTCCCTTCTTCTAAGCACTCTTCTACTTCTACTACTCCTAAGTTTTGCAACTCTTACACTACTAG GATTTTTGCTGATGTTGCTGGTGACATTACAATTGTTGTTGATGGGGAGTCATTTCTGCTGCATAAG TTTCCTTTGGTTACTCTAAGTGGGAAGATCCGGAAGATGGTTGCTGAAGCCAACAAGGGTTCCAATGTTTCAAATTTGGAGCTCCTGAACTTTCCAGGAGAGCACCAGACATTTGAACTTGCTATGAAGTTCTGTTACGGGATGAATTTCGAGATTACGACATTTAACGTTGCTCGGCTGCGTTGTGCAGCTGAGTATCTCGAAATGACAGAAGAATACCGGGAGCAAAACCTTGTCTCAAGAACAGACATTTATCTGAATGAGTTTGTGTTTCAAAGTCTTCAGAAGTCAGTGGAAGTTCTATCTACATGTGAGATGTTACCGCTGAATATAGTAGAGGAGATAGAAATTACAAAAGGGTGTGTTGAAGCTATTGCAATGAATGCTTGTAAAGAGCAATTGGTTTCTGGTTTATCTAAATTAGATTGTGATGGTGAGTCTAAGGAACTAAAGGAGGACTTTGTGGCATGGTGGATTGAAGATCTCTCTGTACTGCGTATCGATTTCTACCAGAGAGTTGTATGTGCCATGAGAAGAATGGGAGTTAGATCACACAGCATTATAGCTTCACTGATGCATTATGCTCAATCATCATTGAAGGGTATTGGGAAATGTCAACACTGGAATCCATCAAGAACAAACTCAAGTCCAACCACCATAGAAAAGGACCAGAGGACGATCGTCGAAACTATTGTTAGTCTCATGCCAACAGACAAAAGCTCTTCCATGATTCCCTTGTCTTTCTTGTTTGGCATGTTAAAGATGTCCATCATGTTAGGTGCCCCCATTCCCTGTAGGCTTGAGCTTGAAAGAAGGATATCATTAAGGTTGGAGATGGTTTCGCTTGATGATCTTCTTATACCGTCTCTGCAGAGTGGAGACTCCTTGTTTGATGTAGATACAGTTCACAGGCTACTGGTGAATTTCTTGCAGCGGATTGAAGAGGAAGAAACGGAGGACTACGGATATGAATCCGACGGGGTTGGGTCTAATGGTCACGGTTCTCTGCTAAAAGTCGGTCAGCTTATTGATGCTTTTTTAGCAGAAATTTCTCCTGATCCTTGCTTAAGTCTACAGAAGTTCATTGCTTTGATTGAGATACTTCCTGATTATGCTCGTGTCATCGACGATGGTCTCTATAGAGCCGTGGACATTTATTTGAAG GCCCATACATCATTAACAGAACAAGAATGCAAGAAACTTTGCAAGTTTATAGACTGTCAGAAGCTGTCTCAAGAAGCATGCAACCATGCTGCTCAGAATGATAGACTTCCACTGCAGATGGTGGTACAAGTCTTGTATTTTGAACAGCTACGCTTGAAAAATGCATTGTCGGGGAGTTCAGGAGAAGGGCTACTATCACAGAGAATAAGTAGTGGTGTTCCAAGTGCAGCCATGTCCCCAAGGGACAACTATGCATCTCTGCGGCGAGAGAATCGAGAACTGAAGCTGGAGATTTCAAGATTGAGGGTTAGGCTGAGTGAGTTGGAGAAGGAGCAAATGTTCATGAAACAAGGCATGATTGATAAGGCAGGAAATGGAAGAACTTTCTTTACCTCACTTTCTAAAGGGATAGGAAGAATTGCAAATTTTAGCGGTCAAGGTGGAGGAAAGCACCAAAAATCGAGTAGGAAGTCTCGGGAGGGAAAAAATG GTGATCACAACATGTAA
- the LOC127130982 gene encoding uncharacterized protein LOC127130982: MKIARDVETEMRGSLLPRVSAGGARNWKGNGSGGYGLSWKTGSGSQHNPGSTRVGNGSTNYSAGSVQSKTGSSPSNPNGNTNANTSTVRPRGDGGRRYGGERNRGLKHLPYSELMERRAQGLCFRCGEKYHPLHQCAEKQLRLVILGDDETINEEGEVIAIEVKEDEEEVLDCNSMGLFGITETNIKSNNTPPTTLRLQGSLKGVSIMILIDSGASHNFVSPHVATALGLNVEQGRSMGVKLGDGHRVSTRGRCRKLEVCLNDFTTSVDAYVLELGDLDMTLGVAWLQRFGKVTFDWEKMTVSFLWEGKRVELHGQFFTTKEVSTNNISHAPMDSLHSLLEEEVVPTNEVQELTEVQKQELNELLSKFKGVFEENTGLPPKREINHAIELQKDAGPVSVRPYRYPHHYKEEIEKQVRSMLSQVPDRYPIPVVDELLDELHGTECFSKLDLKSGYHQIRVKEEDVQKTTFQTHEGHYEFLVMPFGLTNAPATFQSTMNQIFKPYLRKFVLVFFDDILVYSKGWKEHLAHLSQVLEILQHHCFVVNQKKCNFASRKVEYLGHGITGNGKIAKPLTELTKKEGFHWGPEELKAFENLKRVMIQAPVLTLPDFAQPFEIECDASGRGIGAVLMQKKKPIAYFSKALSKNNLSKSAYEKELMALVLAVQHWRPYLLGRKFVVYSDQKSLRHLLQQRITTADQQNWIAKLLGYHFEEQQIQHEVRNDPYLKKVMADLHEFHSSSTGDHSGFLRTYRRLAGNLYWVGMRKSVQTFVQSCDVCQRQKYSASSPMGLLQPLPIPESLGGHLNGFHNWSSEITGHPYTARKVAEIFTKEVVRLHGVPQSIVSDRDPLFVSLFWKELFRFQGTMLSMSSSYHPKTDGQTEVVNRCLEAYLRCFASEQPKEWSQWIPWAELWYNTTFHVSTGTTPFEAVYGRKPPTVVRFLQGETKVEAMAAELVDRDEALRQLKYHLTRAQE; the protein is encoded by the exons ATGAAGATCGCTCGTGATGTGGAGACGGAGATGCGTGGGTCGTTGTTGCCAAGAGTAAGTGCTGGTGGGGCCCGTAATTGGAAGGGAAATGGGTCAGGAGGATATGGGCTTAGTTGGAAAACAGGTTCTGGGTCTCAACATAACCCAGGTTCGACCCGAGTGGGAAATGGGTCTACTAATTATTCTGCTGGATCGGTGCAAAGTAAAACAGGTTCTTCACCATCTAACCCAAATGGGAATACGAATGCAAACACCAGCACAGTCAGACCTAGAGGTGACGGAGGAAGGAGATATGGAGGAGAACGCAATCGTGGCCTCAAGCACTTGCCGTATTCTGAGCTGATGGAGCGAAGAGCACAAGGGTTGTGTTTCCGATGTGGAGAAAAGTATCATCCTCTTCATCAGTGTGCTGAGAAACAACTCAGGTTGGTGATTTTGGGAGATGATGAAACTATTAATGAGGAAGGTGAGGTGATAGCCATCGAAGTTAAGGAAGATGAGGAAGAGGTGCTAGATTGCAACTCTATGGGGTTATTTGGTATTACTGAAACAAACATTAAGTCGAACAATACCCCTCCTACCACTTTGCGCCTCCAAGGAAGCTTGAAGGGGGTCTCAATTATGATTTTAATTGACAGCGGTGCCAGTCACAATTTTGTCTCACCTCATGTGGCCACTGCTTTAGGGCTAAATGTTGAGCAAGGAAGATCAATGGGAGTGAAGTTGGGTGATGGTCACAGAGTATCGACAAGAGGAAGATGTAGAAAATTGGAGGTGTGTTTGAATGACTTTACCACCAGTGTTGATGCTTATGTCCTCGAATTGGGTGACCTAGATATGACATTGGGGGTGGCTTGGTTGCAACGGTTTGGAAAAGTAACTTTTGACTGGGAGAAGATGACCGTTAGTTTTCTATGGGAAGGAAAAAGGGTGGAATTACATGGTCAATTCTTCACTACCAAAGAGGTGTCAACCAACAACATATCTCATGCACCGATGGACTCCTTGCACAGTTTGTTAGAAGAAGAAGTGGTACCAACAAATGAAGTACAGGAACTGACCGAGGTGCAAAAGCAGGAGCTTAATGAATTGTTGAGCAAATTCAAGGGAGTTTTTGAAGAAAATACAGGGCTACCACCTAAACGAGAAATTAATCATGCCATTGAGTTACAAAAGGATGCTGGACCAGTAAGCGTAAGACCGTATCGTTACCCTCATCACTACAAAGAGGAGATCGAAAAACAAGTTCGGAGTATGTTGAGTCAAG TTCCAGATCGCTACCCGATACCGGTGGTGGATGAATTATTAGATGAGTTGCATGGAACCGAGTGTTTCTCCAAACTTGACTTGAAATCTGGTTATCACCAAATTAGAGTGAAGGAAGAAGACGTGCAAAAAACGACATTCCAGACTCATGAAGGACACTATGAGTTTCTAGTAATGCCCTTTGGATTAACAAACGCTCCAGCTACCTTCCAATCCACCATGAATCAGATTTTTAAGCCATATCTTCGCAAGTTTGTCTTAGTTTTCTTTGATGATATTCTAGTCTACAGTAAGGGGTGGAAGGAACATTTAGCACACTTGTCCCAAGTATTAGAGATTTTGCAACACCATTGTTTTGTAGTTAACCAAAAGAAGTGCAATTTTGCTAGCAGGAAGGTTGAATATTTAGGTCAT GGTATTACCGGAAATGGTAAGATAGCTAAACCGTTAACGGAGTTAACCAAGAAGGAAGGGTTTCATTGGGGACCAGAAGAGTTGAAGGCATTTGAGAATCTAAAAAGGGTTATGATTCAAGCTCCAGTTTTAACCCTTCCGGATTTTGCACAACCCTTCGAGATTGAGTGTGATGCATCCGGAAGAGGAATAGGCGCGGTACTGATGCAGAAAAAGAAACCCATAGCTTACTTCAGCAAAGCCTTATCTAAGAATAATTTGAGTAAGTCGGCGTATGAGAAGGAGTTGATGGCATTGGTGTTGGCCGTTCAACATTGGCGCCCTTATTTGTTGGGAAGGAAGTTTGTAGTGTATTCCGATCAAAAAAGTTTACGACACTTGCTCCAGCAACGTATCACTACTGCTGATCAACAGAATTGGATAGCCAAACTATTGGGTTATCATTTTGAG GAGCAACAAATCCAACATGAAGTAAGGAATGATCCTTATTTAAAGAAAGTAATGGCTGATTTGCAT GAGTTTCATTCATCCAGTACTGGGGATCACTCGGGGTTTTTGCGTACATATCGGAGATTAGCTGGTAACCTCTATTGGGTAGGAATGAGGAAGTCAGTTCAAACATTTGTGCAGAGTTGTGACGTGTGCCAACGTCAAAAGTATTCGGCGTCGTCACCCATGGGTTTGTTGCAGCCACTGCCAATTCCGGAGAGTTTGGGAGGACATCTCAATGGATTTCATAACTGGTCTTCCGAAATCACAGGG CATCCATATACAGCAAGAAAAGTGGCTGAGATTTTTACCAAGGAGGTGGTGCGTCTCCATGGTGTTCCACAATCTATTGTTAGTGATCGTGACCCCTTATTTGTTAGCTTATTCTGGAAAGAGTTATTCCGTTTCCAGGGGACTATGTTGAGTATGAGTTCTTCATATCACCCGAAGACGGATGGGCAAACGGAGGTTGTAAATCGGTGCCTAGAAGCATATCTTCGTTGTTTTGCATCAGAACAACCGAAGGAGTGGTCACAATGGATTCCGTGGGCCGAATTGTGGTATAATACCACATTCCATGTGTCTACGGGTACGACGCCATTTGAAGCGGTGTATGGAAGAAAACCACCTACTGTGGTGAGATTTCTACAGGGAGAAACTAAGGTAGAGGCAATGGCAGCTGAGTTGGTTGATCGGGATGAGGCTCTACGTCAATTGAAGTATCATTTGACTCGGGCTCAAGAGTAG